From the bacterium genome, the window TTTCCGACCATCGCCGGATCCCTCGAAAAGTCGGCCTGTCCGTGCGAAGCGCCGCCCTGCGCCAGGCCGCCGAGGATCTTCTTGACATCGCCGTAGAGGATCTTTTCGTCCCCGACCGACGCGAGCGCGACGTTGTCCGGCACGTTCTCTTCCTTCCCGATCCGGGCCATCGCCTCCGGATCAACCGAGGCCGCCGTCTCCTTCTTCGCGACGGCGATCAGGTCCGCCTGGATCTTCTGGACCCGGCTCCCGGAGACCGACCTCACCGCGCGCATCGCGGCGTCCGCGTCGGAGATCCCCTGGTTCGCCTTCTTGACCTTGGCGATCTCCGCCTTGATCTCCTCGTTCGTCACCTTGAGCTTGGCCCCGATCTCCTCGCGGAGCAGCGCCTTGATCCGGATCAATTGGCCGTTCTGCTCGTCGTTCCGCTGGAGGATCTCCTTGTACTGCGGCGTGTTGTCGATCCCCAGCGAACGGCCCTCCCCGGCCAGGAGCCGCACCGCCACCAGCCGGTCGAGGGCTTCCTTCTTCTTCTCCACCGGGATGTCCACCGCGGCGAACGCGCCGGCCGGAACCCCGAGGGACTCACGGAGCTCGCTGACCTTGATCGGATCGCCGTTCACCGTGGCGACCACTTCCTGCCGCACATCCTTGCTCGAGCATCCCCCGACGAGCATCCCCCCGGCGATTCCCGCCGCGAGGAGAAGGATCGGGAACTTTCTCCGCAGTCGATTCACCTTCGATTCTCCCTTCGATCATCTGAAAACATTTGATTATACCACCCTGTCCACGAGCCTCACCCACCCCTTCTCCTCGATCCCCCGGAGGAACTCGAGCACCGCCTCTTCCGCCTCTCCCGCTTCCCACGAGAAGAGCGCCGCGACCTCCGCGGAGATTTTCCCGAGCGCGCTGATCCCGTTCAGGCGGGTCCAGATCTCCGCGCCCACGAGGTTCAGCTGGTGGATCTCTCCCTGGAACATCAGGGTGAGCACCCCGAGGTCCTCGTACTCCTCCTCCTTGCGCGCCTTCTCCCACGCGATCTCGTGCAGCCCCTTTTCGAGCCGCCAGACCACCTCGGGGTTCCGTTTCGGCACGATCATCCCGGCCTCCCTCACCCTTCAACGAGGCGGATCTGCGCCCTGGAGGCAATCCCCAGGCCCGACTCCATCGCCTTCCCGATGTGCCCGACGTCCCGGGGCGCCAGGCGGAAGATCTTTTCGGCCGCGACCACGTCCGCCGCGACCACGTCCCGGGAGGCGAACGCCTTGCCGAACGATTTCACGTCCGCGAGGTTCCCTCCGGAGGGGCCGTTCCGGACGAGGACCCTCCCCGCGTCGATCACGGTGAGGGCGACCGGGACCCGGCGGTTTACGTCCGCGAGGCACTCCGACAGCCGGAAGTGGATCTGGCCGCGGTTTCCCCCCATGATCCCCATCATGTTCTTGAGCCCGAGGGTGATGCCGGCCAGCGAGTGGTGCTTCGCGATCGGCACGTTGACGATCTTGTCCGCTTCGAGCGCGTCCCGGTAAAGGTCCCACTCCCGGATCGCCAGCGCGTCCGGGATGGACGCGCGGACGAACTTCCGGTCCTCGACGTGGTAGATCCGCAGCGCATCCCCGACGCGATTCTTCCGCGCGAACCGCTCCACGGCGTCCTTGATCCCGCTGTTGACGTAGCAGCGCCGCGGGTCGTTGCAGGTGCGGTCGAAGACGCTCACCGATCTGGCGCCCGCCGCCAGGCACATCTCCGCGACCGCCACGACGAATTCGGGGTCGGTGTTCGCCGCCTGTTCCGGCGTCCGGTCCCACCCGATGTTGGGCTTGAGGACGACCACGTCGCCGCGGGAGACGAACGACTCCATCCCCCCCAGCAGCGCCACCGCCTTGCGGGCCCGCTCCGCCGGGCTCGCCGCCGAGGCCGCGGCCACGTCGACCGTCTTGCCGGCCGCCGCGCGCAGCGCCGACGGGAAGAGCGCCGACGCGGCCAACGCTCCCGCCGCGCCTCCCGCCGCCTGGAGGAACCGCCTCCGGCTGAAGGGACATCCGCCTGGGATCATCGGGGCATCATACGCGCCGGCGACGGCGATTTCCACACCCGGGGAGGCGATTTCATCTCGCGAGCACCCCCGTCGAACGTGTTTCGCCGCGGGAGGTGACGAGCACGGCGGCACGATCGGCCAGCGGGCATTTCGTCTCGCAGATCCCGCACCCGACGCAGAGCTCCTCGTCGATGTACGGCTTCTTGAACGTTCTCCACCCGCCCCTTGCCGTCCGTGTCCTCTCCTCCCTGAAGACGATCGCCTTGCTCCACGTCGGGCAATGCTCCTCGCAGACGATGCAGTCGGACTGCCCCACCCACGGGAGGCAGCGGCTGCGGTCGACGTACGCGAGCCCCAGCCTCGTCTTCCTCTTCTCCGGGAGGGGCAGGCGCCGGATGGCGCCGGTCGGACAGACCTGTCCGCAAAGCGTGCAGTTGTACTCGCAATACCCGATCCTCGACACGAGGATCGGGCTCCACATCCCTTCGATCCCCGCCTCGAACCAGGTCGGCTGCAGGCCGTTCGCGATGCAGACCCGCATGCACTCCCCGCACCGGGTGCATCGGGCGAGGAACTCCCCCTCCGGCAACGCCCCGGGGGGGCGGATCATCAAGGGATCCGGCGCCTTCCCGTGCGCCTCCACCCGGAAGAAGGGAACGGTGACCGCTCCGAGCGCGGCGGCGGCGAGAACGCCCCGGCGAGTGAGATCGACGGCCGCCGGCCTGCGCCCCTCCTTCCCGGAGAAGTGGATCACCTCCTCGGGGCAGACCGCCTGGCAATCCATGCACTCGATGCACTCGCCGTGGTCCGTCACGGCGACGTCGCCGCCGATCGCCCCCATCCGGCACTCCGATTCGCACAGGCCGCACCGGGTGCACCCCGCCTCCGTGATCCGCCGGCGGAAGAGCCCGAACCGCCCCATGAGCGCAAGGAGGCCCCCCAGGGGGCACAGGTTCCGGCACCAGAACCGGCGCTGGTACTTTTCCGCGGCGAGGATGCCGAGGAAAAGGAGCCCCACGATCGCGGAGGTCCGGAAGACCGGCTGCTCGAAGGCGAGGAAGTGGGACTTGAGGAACCCGTAGGCCGGTTCCGAGATCCCGGGGATCGGCCCGGGCATCCGGTAGAACCCGTCGAAGATCTGGTGAAGGACCAGGTTCATCGCCGGGAAAACGGAGACGGTGAGCGTCCGGATGAGGATGCTGATCGGATCGAAGAGGAAGACCCATTGCAGCGTGAACAGCGAGGAGGCGGCAAGGAAGAAGAGGAGGAGATACTTGTACCGTCGCCAGGATACGGGCACCGCGCCCTTCCGCCGAACCTTCCGGAACACCGTCGCATCCGCGGCGTCGATCACGGCGCCGAGCGGGCAGACCCATCCGCAGAAGAAGCGGCCCAGTACGACCGTGAGGAGCGCGACGATCAACGCGGGCCAGACCAGGCCGATGAGGGCGCGGCCCGCGAGGGTGGCGGCCCCTGCCATCAGGGGGTCGAGCCGGAGAAACAGGTTGACCGCGTATGGGAGGACGTCGTTGTCCTTGTACTCCGTGTTCAGGAAGAGGAAGACGAAGAGAAGGAACACGACCCACTGCGAGGCGCGCCGAAGCGTCCGCGTCGTCTTCACCCGGGAACCCCCGGCGTCGTCCCGTTCACGAGCAGCATGGTCCTATTGTACCAACGGTATAAATTCATGGTATGAATCCCGGCATGGAAGGAAAACCCCCACGCATCCTGGTCGTCCTCCCCGCCTACCAGGAGGAGCGTTCGATCGGGGGACTGGTCCGCTCGCTCCGGGAACGATTTCCCTACGACGTGCTCGTCGTGAACGACGGGTCCACGGACGGGACCTCCGAAATTGCGAGAGAAGCGGGCGCGGTCGTCCTGGACTTGCCGTGCAATCTCGGGATCGGGGGCGCGGTGCAGACGGCGTTCCTGTACGCGGGGGATCGCGGCTACGATGCCGTCGTGCGGATCGACGGGGACGGGCAGCACGAGGTCGAGGACATCCCCAAGGTGCTGGAGCCGATCCTCTCGGGGCGGGCGGACGCGGCGATCGGCTCCCGGTTCCTCGGAGAGGCGGGATACCGGGGGAGCATCCCCAGGATCTTCGGCATCCGCTTCTTCCGCCTCCTCGTGAACCTCACCACCGGGTACCGCGTGACCGACCCGACCTCGGGCTTCTTCGCGATCAACCGGCCGTTGATCGAGTTCTACTCGCATCATTACCCGTCCGACTACCCGGAAGTGGACGCCTACATCCTGATGCACCGCCTGAAAAGCCGGGCGGTCGAAGTTCCGGTGCGGATGTACGAACGGGCGGAGGGGAAATCTTCGATCACCACCTACCGGGCGGTATACTATATGGTGAAAGTGACGCTCTCCTACCTTATCAACTGCCTGCGGAGATTCGGGTGACCCGGGTAACCCTCTTTTCGATCTGCTCCTCCGCCGTCTTTCTCCTCTACATATTGGAGATGGTGCGGCGCCGGAAACTGCGGGAGGAGTATTCTATCCTGTGGCTGGCCGGGAGCGTGGTCATCCTGGTCCTGTCGCTCAAGCAGGCCTGGCTGGTCGGAATCGCACACGCCGTGGGGATCGCCTACCCGCCGTCGTTCCTCTTCCTGGTCGGAATCCTCTTCATCCTTCTGATCCTGATCCACTTCTCGATCGCCATTTCGAAATTGCACCAGATGAACAAGAAGATGGCGCAGGAGATCGCGCTGATGAAGGCGGAGCGGGAACAGAAGGGCGAGTGAAGGAGTGGCGCAATATCTTGGGCGATGCAACCTCTGCGGCGGGCTTGTAATTCGTTGGAGCACCCACGTCTTCGGAAATCGCTGCATCAGCTGCTTCTCCACGCAGATCCATCGGGCGGTGGGAATGGCAATCGATACCCTGAGGATTCCAACGGAGGCACGGGTATATGAATTCTCCTCCCGTGGCGCTCTGTTCCGCCACCTCCGGCGTCGTTTCCAGGATTTCTACTTCTCCGAGTATTTCGACGGCGTGCCGGCCGGCGAGATACGGAACGGGATTCCCTGCCAGGACGTGCAGGACCTTAAGATTCCGAGCGGAACGTTCGACTTGGTGACCTCCACGGAAGTGTTCGAGCACGTTCCGGACGACGCGAAGGGGTTCTCGGAAATCCAGCGCGTGCTGAAGCCCGGGGGCTGGCTCGTTTTCACCGTACCGCTGACGAGGAACCCGGTGACCGTGGAGCGGGCCCGCCGCCTTTCGGACGGCCGGGTGGAGCACCTTCTCCCGCCGGAATACCATTCGGACCGGCTCCGCGGGAGAGGGAAAGTTCTGGCATATCGGAACTATGGAATGGATCTCGTTGACCGGCTTCGTAGGACAGGCCTGGTCCCGGAGGTCTTAACGATCGTCTCGGATCGGTTCATGATTCCCCGAACGCACGTCGTAACCGGGAGAAAGGTAGAGTCGTAGTAAGCTTATTTTCGGATACGTACAACGACTGCGTACCCCAACGGCATCCCATAGAAGCTCTGTCGGTACTTGTTTCCTAAGATCTTCAGGAACACGCCCAACAAACAATCCATAATAAGAGCAACCGAATTCGTTAATGCATACAGGATATTTTTGAATCCGACTAAGACACTTAGGGGAGTGCACTCGAAAAACAGGTTGACGGCGACGATTGCCGTCGATAGCGACGAGTTGGAACCCTGAAGCACAAGCAGATCATCCCCCCCGAAAACCTTTTCATAGTGATACTTCGTGAGCCGCTGGAAATCATGGGGTACGCCATGTTCCGGGAAGACGAGAGGGGAGGAAAGGAAAACCAAAGCGCCAGGTATTGCTACACGTCGCATCTCCCTCAGCGATTCCGACAGGTTCGCCGAATGCTCCAGAACTTCTGAGTATATCAAGGCCGAGAAGGCATTGTCGCGAAACGGCAGGCTGTCGTCCGAGGCAATTACATCCGGAAAGGATTTTATTGGGTCAAAATCAATCCCGATATACCGATACTTCCCTTGGCCGAGGACTTCCTCCCAAGGTTTAAAACCGCATCCCACATCCAATACCCGTGCTCTTGAAAAAAGATTTTCTTTCGCTTCGGGCAACAAGTCCCGATATTTTTTAAAAACTTCAACGTTGTTCTTGAGAAGGAAATAGGAGTAGTCCCAGATCCGCGGCCTCAAACGTTGCCGATGGATGGTTTTTCGAAATTTCGCCAGCCGACGATCCGGGTCCACGCCCCGCCCTTTTATCCGGTGTGACAACGCCTGGCAGGATCTCCGGTGGACGACTTATGCCACACTCCTGCCAAACCCGCTGGTATACTACCATTTTTTACTAGAATCCCCGTTTGGAGCATCCCGTTGAAACAACGCCTTCTCGAACTTCTCGCCTGTCCGGTTTGCGGGAATACCCTTGCCTTAACGACGTCGATCGAGAGCAACGGTGAGGTCGTCGAGGGGAACCTGTCGTGCGGGGGGTGCCGCGCCGCTTATCCCATCCGGAACAGCGTCCCACGGTTCGTTCCCCTGGACGAATACGCGGCCACGTTCAGCTTCGAATGGAACACCTTCCACGATGTCCAGCTCGACATCCTGAACCGGACGGACCTCTCCGAAAAGGAATTCCGCGGAAAGACAGGGTGGTCCCCCGAAAATTTCCGGGGGAGACTTGCCCTCGACGCCGGTGTTGGAGCGGGACGGTTTTCGGAGATCGCTTCACGATGGGGGGCGGAAGTCGTCGGGGTGGATATCAGCTTCTCTGTAGAGGCCGCGCAGCGGAACATCGGAGGAAGGGAAAATGTCCACATTGTGCAGGCCGATCTGCTCCGTCTGCCATTCCATAAGGAAGTCTTCGACCTGGGTTTCTCCATGGGGGTCCTCCACCACACCCCGGACACGAGAAAAGCATTCGATGCGGTAGTACCCTTCGTCAAGCCAGGAGGGCAGTTTGCCGTCTTCCTTTATGGGATGGGCCCATATGCTTATTTCAGCGACATATGGAGAAAAGTGACCACGAGAATCCCCTACCGCCTCGTATACTATCTCTCCGCCCTGGCCATTCCCTTGTATCCTCTCTATCGGTTTCCAATCCTGGGGAATGCACTCCAGCTCCTTTTCCCGATCGGCCTGCACCCGGATTGGCGCTGGAGGTGGCTAAATACGTTCGACTGGTATTCTCCGAAATTTCAGAACAAGCACACCTGGCCTGAAGTCCACCAGTGGTTCGAGGAGAGCGGATTCACGGAGATCAGGTTGCTGGTGGAACCTGGAGAATCCCCACTCGTGAACATCAACCTCAGGGGACGCAAAAATCCTGCATAGAACGACCAGAACACGATGGAGGGTCGATGGAGCGTCACCCCACTCCGCCTGCAGGCGGTCGCCGCATCAGGTCGAAAACCTCCAAGCAATACTGGGACGAAACCTGGCGGAAGCATGGGAACGATCCGACATTCCGGCATTGGTCCAACGACCTGCTCATCCTCAGTCTGGACCGATTCTTGTCCGGAGATGGCCGATTCCGTTTCGAGGATGGGTCCACAATGCTCGAAGTCGGCTGTGGCAACAGCAACTGGCTCCCGTACTTCGCGCAACGATGGAAACTGTCGGTCGAAGGGATCGACTATTCCGAGGAAGGTTGTCGACTCGCCCGTGAGATCATGTCGCGGAATAACCTACCCGGAACAATCTATCTGGGGGATCTGTTTTCCCCCCCCCAAGAGTTGATCGGCAGGTTCGACGTCGTAATCTCCGCCGGTGTCGTGGAGCATTTCGAGGAGCAGGGAGGATGCCTATCCGCCATCCGCGCCTTCCTGAAACCCGCAGGCCGGATGATCACCATCGTGCCGAACCTGTGCGGGTGGATGGGTGACATAACGCGTTGGTTGACCCCCGATATTTACGCGGTCCACATTCCTACCAGCAGGGAGAAATTGAGAACTGCCCACCAGGTTGCGGGAATGCAGGTACTGTACTGCGACTACTTCCTCCCTATCCACCTGGGGGTGCTCAATTTGGCCAGCATACGGTCCCACTGGATCCGTATGTCCTTGGGCCACGGGGCCAACATCCTATCGAGTGCGTTGAACTCTTTGCTATTACCTTTCCGCCACCGGGTTCATTCCCGACGGCTATCGCCTTACGTTCTCTGCATCGCGAAGAACACGGCAGACCGCCCTTCAGAGTGAGGCGTAAAGGTTCTTGTACCTTTCCACCCGGGACTCAATGCAGTATGCGTCGGCGATTTTCCGAATAGCAGCCGCGGAAAAGCGTTCCCGCATGGGTTTATTCCTGAGCATCGTCCCGATCGCTTCCGCAAGCCCCTTGGGATCCTCCGGATTTACGAGGAGGGCATCGACGCCATCGTCCACAATATCCACAACTCCGCCAATCCGCGTGGCGACGATCGGTGCGCCGGAAGCCATGGCTTCCAGTAGAGCATTGGGAAGACCTTCTTGCAGGGATGGCAACACGAACAGGTCGGCTGCTCGCAGGTACTCGGGTACGTTGTCCACCCGCCCTGCAAATCTTGCGGTTCCGGAGATCCCGAGTCGGGCTGACGACGCTTCAAGGGAATTGCGGAGGGGGCCATCCCCTAGGAGGAGCAATCGCGCATCTGGGAATCCCGGAATGGTATCCCTCCAAGCATCGAGAAGATACTCGATTCCTTTTCGCGGTACTAGGCGGCTGGAACAGAGAACAAGGGTTCTCGATGCAATACCGAGGCGCTCCTTCACCCGGTCTTTTCCCTCCGCCGCCGCGGGGTAGAACTTGTAGGGATCGATGAAATTGGGGATGTAATGGATCCTTTCCGGGACCACACCATCCCGGAGAAGACCCTCTTGGATCTCCTCGCTGATGGCGATGTACGCGTCGATATTACGCGCCAACCGAGCCAACAGATCTCCAACACCCCAATATCTTCCAGACAGCGATCCTGCCTCCGTACCAAGTTTGGCAGCCGCAACCTTGGCCACGACCTTCTTCCCCATCCAGCTCAGGAACGGGAGCGCGACAAAGAGAGGGATGCTCGCCCCGTGGAAGTGCACCAGGTCGTACGACCTCCGGCGCCGGATCAGCACACCCAGGCACCCGAGCGAGAAGACCACGGAAATCAGGATGTTTTTGAGACTGATCTCCTCAAGGATATGCTGCTTCGGAAAAAGGGACGGAACACGGACCACTTCCACGGATGGAGAGAACGCCGCCCTGCCGTCCACCTCCATCTTCCTCGCGATGACGAAAAGTTCCACCCCTTCCTTCCGGAGACGTTCCGACAGCAGCTGTGCCTGGCGGCCCAGACCGCCGAGAGCGGGGTGGTAGAGCGCGGAGACGACGCAAACTCGGGGGATCATCGGTCGATAAACCTCCGGTGCCACAGTTCCAGCATCAGCAGGTTATATATGTGGTAATGCCAGTGCCACCGGTTCTGCGCCTGCTCGTCCAGGATTTTTCGCACTGCTTCCTCACGGAAATACCCCCGGCTGGTAGCGCGAGGGGAAAGGAGCGTGTCCCGGACCATGTCCTTGAGTTCCGTGCGGAACCAGTCCCCCAAGGGGACCCCGAACCCCATCTTCGGACGGGAGAGCAATTTCTCCGGGAGCAGGGCGCCAAACACCTTTTTCAGGATATATTTCGTCGTAAGCCGCCGAAGCTTCATCTCCGCGGGCAGTCGTGCGGCGAATTCCATCAGTTCGTGGTCGAGGAGCGGGGAGCGCGTTTCGAGCGAAGCGGCCATCGAGGTCACGTCGACCTTGGGAAGCAGCGTGTCCGGTAGATAGGTATGGATGTCCGAGTACAGGGTGGCGTCGAGGAGGTTGTCCGCGTCCGTTTCCCGATACCGCGCCAACGCGATCTCGTCCGAGTCGATCCCGGCCATCTGTCCGGCAAACTCCGGGGTGTACAGCTCCGCCTTCAGGCCGGCGTCGAAGTGGCTGCAGAACCGCAGGTTCCTGCGCTCTGGGGACAGGGACAGGAACTGGAACGCCCGTTTCGCAATCCACAGGGGACTATGTATGCTCGGCGAATGGGGAATGGCGTTCAGAGCGCGGAATATCCCCCGCGACACGGCGTGGGGGACAAAGTCGACCCCGCGCAGGAGGGCGTTCAGCTTGTACCGGTGGTAGCCGGCGAAGCTCTCGTCGCCGCCGTCCCCACAGAGCGTGACCGTCACGTGCTCGCGGGCAACGCGCGAAATGTAGTACGTCGGGATCGCCGCGGAATCCGCGAATGGCTCCCCGAATCGCTCCACCAGCAGCGGCAGCACCGAGAGCATGTCGGGATGGAGTGTGAACTCCTTGTGGTCCGTTCCGTAGAGAAGGGCAACCTCACGCGCATACTCCAGCTCGTTGAACTCCCTTTCCCGGAACCCGACGGAGAAGGTCTTCACCGGCATTCCCGGGTTCTCCCGGGACATCAGAGCGACCACGCCGCTGGAATCCACCCCTCCGGAGAGGAGCGCACCCAAGGGGACATCACTTACCAGGCGGATCCGTACGGCCTCCCGGATCTTCTCGAGGAGCTCCTCTTCGAGCCGGGCCCTCCTCGCTGCGGTGTCCGCCGGATGCTTCGGCGCAAAGGAGAGCTTCCAATAGCGCCGGAGCTCCTCCCCCCCCTCCCGTACCGTCATCCAGTGGCCCGGCGGGAGCTTCCGGATGCCGGCGTACGCCGAAAACGGTGCGGGCACGCTCTGGAAGGTCAGGTAATGGTGGATCGCAACCGGATCGACTTCCACCGAGATCTCCGGGTCGGACACCAGAGACGCCAGCTCGGAGGAAAAGGAGAAGAAGTCCCTCCCGCCACGGTAGAACAGCGGCTTCTTCCCCACGCGATCCCGGGCAAGGAAGAGGGCCTTCCCCTTCCGGTCCCAGATCGCGATCGAAAACATCCCCCGCAGGCGCTCGACGCACGACGGGCCTTCCTCCTCGAAAAGGTGAAGGATGACCTCCGTGTCGGTGCGGGACCTGAACCGGTGCCCTCGCGCCTCCAGCCGGGGCCGCAGATCCTGGAAGTTGTAGATTTCCCCGTTGAAGACGATCCAGAGGGTTTCGTCTTCGTTGGGCATCGGCTGGTGCCCCTGGGGGGAAAGATCGATGACGCTCAACCGGGTTTGACCGAGGCAGGCCTCCTCGAAAACGTAGACGCCCCTGTCGTCCGGTCCCCGATGACGAAGACCATCGCACGCACGTTCCGCGTCTGCCGCCAGGGCCGGGCGGCCGTCCCAACGGACTTTACCGTATATACCGCACATCAGCGGGCGACCTCTTCGAATAGCGCCTCATACCTGCGCACGATATTTGGGGCGTCCAGGATCTGCACACGCTCTCTTCCCGCACTACCAATCTTCGACCGCAATTCCGGGTTCCCGAGAAGCCGGTCAATCGCCCCTGCAAGCGCATCGGGGTCATCCACCGGCACCAGGAAACCGTTTACACCGTCAGTGATGATCTCCTCTGGCCCGGAAGGGCAACGTGTAGACACGCACGGAACACCCAACGACATCGCCTCCAAGAGAGCGTTGGGAAATCCCTCAAACCTGGAGGAGAGAACGAAAAGGGAAGCGGAGGAAAGAGTGGAATACGGATTCGACAGGAACCCGGTGAAAGCAACCCGGTTTTCGACTCCAAGCCTGGAGGAAAGCGCCCTTAAGGCATCCTCATCCTCCCCCTCCCCCAGAATCATGAGGCGACAGGGATGCTTTATGGCCGGAAGAGATCGGAGAAGGGTGTCGAATCCTTTCTGCGGCACCAGCCGTCCCATCGCAATTATTGCCGGTGGAGTATTCTCCTCGATTCTCAATGCGTCCTTTTCAAGGCTCCTCGCCACGATGGAATTTATATCAAGCGGGTTAGGGATCGTGATGACCTTTCCGGGAGAAAGCCAATACCTCCCCACAAGCTGTTCACGGGTCGCATCGGAATTTGGCGTCACCCGATCCGCCAGGCGGTACAGGAAGAAGATCCCGATCCTCCTTGTGACGTCTTCCAGGAACCCTTCCCTTGCGCCGGAGACCGACAACCTCTCGGAAACCACCAGTCCCGCACGAATTCCCGCAACAGCCCGCGCAAGAATCGTGACCAGATTGCTGAACCAGAGGAAGCTGACGATCACATCGGGGTCTTCACGACGGCAGAAACGGACGAAATTTCCGAACCATGCCCATCGCCCGCCGTGCCCGTACCGTCCGCAGTCCAAAACGGTAACATCCGGAGGAATCAGTGATAAAAAAGCCCCCTCCCCCTGGAACAGCACCAGAGACGGAGAGAACCGGGTTCGGTCAAGTAGGGCGAGGATCCTTGCGACAACGCGCTGCGCGCCTCCGCCCTGCATACCGAAGATGACGAACATAATCTTCCGCGGTCGATTCATCACCTGTCCCTGCGGGGAACAACCGACTGAAGCACGATATCCCGGATGGTTCTCACTTGTCGCCCCGGGAGCAGAAATACCACGAGGGTATACACCACGATGAACAGAACTCCTAGTAAAGGAACCTCCGCCCAGTGCGGGAGACCACGGGGTATTGAAGCGGAAACGGCAAATGCTGCGATCGTTCCCGCCGAGGCATTCGCCAGCACAGCCCCCACGTTCCGGTACCCGACGTGAACTCCCAACCTGGGGAGCCAAAGCAGCCCGGTCACCAGGACGAGCCAATTCGAAACCGCCGTTGTAAATGCGATCCCTGCGATCCCCCACCCCGCTCTTATAACCAGGAGATAGT encodes:
- a CDS encoding class I SAM-dependent methyltransferase yields the protein MDPDRRLAKFRKTIHRQRLRPRIWDYSYFLLKNNVEVFKKYRDLLPEAKENLFSRARVLDVGCGFKPWEEVLGQGKYRYIGIDFDPIKSFPDVIASDDSLPFRDNAFSALIYSEVLEHSANLSESLREMRRVAIPGALVFLSSPLVFPEHGVPHDFQRLTKYHYEKVFGGDDLLVLQGSNSSLSTAIVAVNLFFECTPLSVLVGFKNILYALTNSVALIMDCLLGVFLKILGNKYRQSFYGMPLGYAVVVRIRK
- a CDS encoding DUF362 domain-containing protein; this translates as MIPGGCPFSRRRFLQAAGGAAGALAASALFPSALRAAAGKTVDVAAASAASPAERARKAVALLGGMESFVSRGDVVVLKPNIGWDRTPEQAANTDPEFVVAVAEMCLAAGARSVSVFDRTCNDPRRCYVNSGIKDAVERFARKNRVGDALRIYHVEDRKFVRASIPDALAIREWDLYRDALEADKIVNVPIAKHHSLAGITLGLKNMMGIMGGNRGQIHFRLSECLADVNRRVPVALTVIDAGRVLVRNGPSGGNLADVKSFGKAFASRDVVAADVVAAEKIFRLAPRDVGHIGKAMESGLGIASRAQIRLVEG
- a CDS encoding 4Fe-4S binding protein, with the protein product MKTTRTLRRASQWVVFLLFVFLFLNTEYKDNDVLPYAVNLFLRLDPLMAGAATLAGRALIGLVWPALIVALLTVVLGRFFCGWVCPLGAVIDAADATVFRKVRRKGAVPVSWRRYKYLLLFFLAASSLFTLQWVFLFDPISILIRTLTVSVFPAMNLVLHQIFDGFYRMPGPIPGISEPAYGFLKSHFLAFEQPVFRTSAIVGLLFLGILAAEKYQRRFWCRNLCPLGGLLALMGRFGLFRRRITEAGCTRCGLCESECRMGAIGGDVAVTDHGECIECMDCQAVCPEEVIHFSGKEGRRPAAVDLTRRGVLAAAALGAVTVPFFRVEAHGKAPDPLMIRPPGALPEGEFLARCTRCGECMRVCIANGLQPTWFEAGIEGMWSPILVSRIGYCEYNCTLCGQVCPTGAIRRLPLPEKRKTRLGLAYVDRSRCLPWVGQSDCIVCEEHCPTWSKAIVFREERTRTARGGWRTFKKPYIDEELCVGCGICETKCPLADRAAVLVTSRGETRSTGVLAR
- a CDS encoding DUF2304 domain-containing protein, whose protein sequence is MTRVTLFSICSSAVFLLYILEMVRRRKLREEYSILWLAGSVVILVLSLKQAWLVGIAHAVGIAYPPSFLFLVGILFILLILIHFSIAISKLHQMNKKMAQEIALMKAEREQKGE
- a CDS encoding glycosyltransferase family 2 protein gives rise to the protein MEGKPPRILVVLPAYQEERSIGGLVRSLRERFPYDVLVVNDGSTDGTSEIAREAGAVVLDLPCNLGIGGAVQTAFLYAGDRGYDAVVRIDGDGQHEVEDIPKVLEPILSGRADAAIGSRFLGEAGYRGSIPRIFGIRFFRLLVNLTTGYRVTDPTSGFFAINRPLIEFYSHHYPSDYPEVDAYILMHRLKSRAVEVPVRMYERAEGKSSITTYRAVYYMVKVTLSYLINCLRRFG
- a CDS encoding methyltransferase domain-containing protein; this translates as MDDLCHTPAKPAGILPFFTRIPVWSIPLKQRLLELLACPVCGNTLALTTSIESNGEVVEGNLSCGGCRAAYPIRNSVPRFVPLDEYAATFSFEWNTFHDVQLDILNRTDLSEKEFRGKTGWSPENFRGRLALDAGVGAGRFSEIASRWGAEVVGVDISFSVEAAQRNIGGRENVHIVQADLLRLPFHKEVFDLGFSMGVLHHTPDTRKAFDAVVPFVKPGGQFAVFLYGMGPYAYFSDIWRKVTTRIPYRLVYYLSALAIPLYPLYRFPILGNALQLLFPIGLHPDWRWRWLNTFDWYSPKFQNKHTWPEVHQWFEESGFTEIRLLVEPGESPLVNINLRGRKNPA
- a CDS encoding glycosyltransferase family 4 protein; protein product: MIPRVCVVSALYHPALGGLGRQAQLLSERLRKEGVELFVIARKMEVDGRAAFSPSVEVVRVPSLFPKQHILEEISLKNILISVVFSLGCLGVLIRRRRSYDLVHFHGASIPLFVALPFLSWMGKKVVAKVAAAKLGTEAGSLSGRYWGVGDLLARLARNIDAYIAISEEIQEGLLRDGVVPERIHYIPNFIDPYKFYPAAAEGKDRVKERLGIASRTLVLCSSRLVPRKGIEYLLDAWRDTIPGFPDARLLLLGDGPLRNSLEASSARLGISGTARFAGRVDNVPEYLRAADLFVLPSLQEGLPNALLEAMASGAPIVATRIGGVVDIVDDGVDALLVNPEDPKGLAEAIGTMLRNKPMRERFSAAAIRKIADAYCIESRVERYKNLYASL
- a CDS encoding class I SAM-dependent methyltransferase, which translates into the protein MLEVGCGNSNWLPYFAQRWKLSVEGIDYSEEGCRLAREIMSRNNLPGTIYLGDLFSPPQELIGRFDVVISAGVVEHFEEQGGCLSAIRAFLKPAGRMITIVPNLCGWMGDITRWLTPDIYAVHIPTSREKLRTAHQVAGMQVLYCDYFLPIHLGVLNLASIRSHWIRMSLGHGANILSSALNSLLLPFRHRVHSRRLSPYVLCIAKNTADRPSE
- a CDS encoding class I SAM-dependent methyltransferase, whose translation is MAIDTLRIPTEARVYEFSSRGALFRHLRRRFQDFYFSEYFDGVPAGEIRNGIPCQDVQDLKIPSGTFDLVTSTEVFEHVPDDAKGFSEIQRVLKPGGWLVFTVPLTRNPVTVERARRLSDGRVEHLLPPEYHSDRLRGRGKVLAYRNYGMDLVDRLRRTGLVPEVLTIVSDRFMIPRTHVVTGRKVES
- a CDS encoding PqqD family peptide modification chaperone; its protein translation is MIVPKRNPEVVWRLEKGLHEIAWEKARKEEEYEDLGVLTLMFQGEIHQLNLVGAEIWTRLNGISALGKISAEVAALFSWEAGEAEEAVLEFLRGIEEKGWVRLVDRVV